The Setaria italica strain Yugu1 chromosome VIII, Setaria_italica_v2.0, whole genome shotgun sequence genome includes the window GCTAGTTCCGTGTCATCAGCAGCAGGCAGAGGAATTGAAGGTCCATGGACTCCAAGAGGATGAGCTCGAGCTCGTCGGTGCAGTCCTGGGTGGAGGAGCACAAGCTCTCAACAGTTGGTGAGTCGTCAGTGATCCGACCCGACCCGATCCGATCCCCTCTGGATTTTCCTTGCTGCTGAATCGACCTTAGTTAGCTTCTCCTCCGGCCCCTTCACTTGATGCGTCTGTATGCAGCCGGCGTgtgggctgcggcggcgggcgcgtcgGTGGCGTACAgccggcggggggcggcgccgcAGCGGGCGGCGACGAGCTTGAGGCTGATCCACGCCAGGATACACGCCCAGGCGCTCACCCTCGCCGTCctcggcggagcggcggcgttcGTGCACTACCGCAGCAAGAAGGGCAAGAACCACGCCGCCGACAAGCTGGACCTCGACTTCTACTCGCAGCTGCCGCCGGCCACGGACGCCGACGGCAACGAGAACGAGCGCTGGAGCTGGTAGTCGTCCTTCCGTTGGGAGGATCGCCGGAGAAGCTGGACCTCAGCATGACGTGGCGGGTTTGTGCTAATCCATCCAGCTAAGACGCCCGTGATTCCGTTTACTTTACATTATCCATCCAACGTCCGCATCCACATCCATGGGCGGCACATAGGAAATAAAGGAAGAATCCATGGTTTGGTTTCCTGCTGCCTTTTGGGATCCGGAGGCGGCGACTACTGCTCCGATCCTGATCCTCCTGTACTGTTACAACCATTTGATTTGTtgaatggtgatgatgatgacgataaTGGTATTTTCTTTCTTAAAAGGATGGTGAATGTGATGTGACGGCCTGTGTGAACTGCCTCGAATTACTGGCATTGGTCTTGGGAGTTTCAACCAATTTGTTTGGACTattagaataatatattaagaTTGGACTattagaataatatattaagtggAATGATATGGACAATTCACCCAATCAAAAAAGAaatcattattattttaaattattttaaatCATTTCATAAGtgaaccaaccaaacacaccctcggCTATCCAAGTTACCGAGATCATTTCCTTACTTGGCATTCTTTTCTTCAGCTTCACTTCTCCTGAATGTGCTGTCCATTTTCCGCGGAGGATTCCACCTGGGACTGCGGTTAATGTAATGTAATATAGTACTAGTGATactttcttccaaaaaaaaaatactcctgAGTATGCATCAAGTGGCCCGCTGCACACAGGGAAGAAAACGTGCCACCGGAGACAGATAGACAACATTACATTGGGCCATGGTCCATAAAGCCCAAGAGTCAGCCCACGTAAAggcctgctctgctctgctctgatATCTGGTTACTACTTCGCTTGACCTGAAATATCAATGGCACTGTTTATTTCCGCTTCTCTCGACCatgcttggattataatctaaacaAATATCTTCTCGCTTCTCACTTCTTGTAGTTAAAATctctgaagcggcttaccacgtAAACgagaatctagaaaaataagcAAAACGTTCAGTGAAATTCtcgcttattttcaccaataaaCCCCTTATATATCATGAGATGAATGACatgtttgttgttgttgtttttcttaaaaaaaatacttcacTTGATCAACGCATATCAGACCATCAACCAGACCATATCAGCAAAACTACAATACTAATATAACAATCAACTAGAGAGGATCAACGCATCCTTTTTGGCTTCTCGCCCGCTGTAGCTAAATTATATTGACACGTAGCCAACCCAACAAATCCTCATTATTATGAAAGCATCAACGGATCAATCTCCAGCCAGACTTGTCCGCATTATCATCATCAGCCCTTTAATTTGTACCAGACTACCAGTACATGTTTTTCCTTTCAGGGGGCAGGTATTATTACACTAATTAACAAGcatgctttctttctttctttcttttcctaccttttttattaaaaaaagctGATCTAAGCTAGTCATGCATGATGACATGTTTTTCTGCAATGATACTTGAGatttacttaaaaaaaactGTCTTTTATCCCTACGGCACTAGTGTATAGTATACTGCAATTCTATATTCATATTCTTGTGGTCTTCTAGCATTACTTGAAATTAAAAGAGCTAGTGGGGCTCTGATGTCGGGTGAGTGGGGGCCTAGTGGTTAGCTTGTTAACGCAGCATTGCCTAAGCGTGCCACCCTCCAAGTCTCCAACATCCACTGATCCACATCTTCCATAGTTCCATATCAGTTCGCCCAAAAAAGTCTCTTTTAATTAGGTTACAGAGTCCCCCTCAACCTTCTGGTCCATAATTCCCTCCATTCATTTTATAATCATGTGATCATCATTTTGTCTGGATGTAAAGTCTGATATCTACTTATATCTTGAGAGGAAAAGACGGTAATGTCCTTCCGATTTCGTTAACGCAGCCTCCATTTGGGGAGGAAACTTTTATGCAATACTTTTCTTAGTTGGAGTTCAAGTCCTTTTTCCCTCTCCatagaagttttttttttgagggccCCTCTCCATAGAAGTAGGCACATCTTCAACTGCACTAAATGAAGTTTAGCACTTTTGTATCAGTAATCTTCTCTGTGTGTTGAGTACTTTCGGAGCCAGCTAAGATCTTCATTTGCACTAATTACGCCGTAAAGGCTTAATTTAGTCGCAATGTATGTAGTACCCTCTGCAGTAGAGTCCATGAACAGGCTGTTCTAGGTACACAGTAGTTAGCTTTACGGACCAGCATTATGTTAGACAACTGTACCTAAGCTTGCactaaataaaaggaaaatccACAAAGACAATGTCTGCTCTAGCTTTGAGCACCACACTTCCTTCTTTCTGGTATGGAACTCAATTAAATCCTTGTGTCGTGTCCAACCGCAATACTAGCTACTGACATTTTGCATGATTGGTTGTTGTACTGCTAATCCAACAATCATCATTCCATTTGAAAATGGAAGAGACCCGGCCAAGGTCAGTTTAGTAAATGTACCTGACACGAAAAGAGTGTCAATGCACCGACTACATTCATGGATTGCACATTTATGAAAATCAGGAGAATTTTAATCCCCCTGATTGTCTCAGTCAGCAACCACCGCATACCAGTTCTAGAAAAAGAAATAGCAGCTAGCACACCATCCTGCTGGCTCTTTCTCCATTCATTCTTATACCCTCACCCAACGCAAAGCAATGGAGAACAGCTTGTTGTTAGCATCATTGCAGTTGCAGACccagagggagaaggaggaggaagcaaaGGAAGGCAAGGAGGAAGCAGCGGAGCCGGAGGTAGCAGAAGCATGGATTGCTGCATCTGCAGTCCCATGGCCACCATGTACAGGCTTCCAAGGAACACCATATGTGCTCCCTGCTATGAAGGTGCCAAGGCCATCATCGGCTTCCTCAACAAGGATGagcaagaagaagatgatggccaTGGTTCTGCCAAGTCTCCCGTGTCAACTAAGCTAAACAGCTCAACCAAGGTAAGAGTTCCTAACTTAATTTGTTCCTTACGGTTTCAGATGTTAGATATCTCGATCGATTTTTCATAAGGCCAAAATTACATAGCTGAATTATATTTTCTCAGCCATTAATTTGTTCGTTGCAAGGTGCATTAGTTATCGACGTTTGGTTTGGTGTGATAGCATGGTTTGCTGTTAGTAGAGCTGCATGTCACCATCGCAGTTGTATGCTTCAACTGAAAGGTTTTGTAACAGTGACGCTGATGTTAATGTATTCTTGAGGTTTTCATTTCAACAAGTGCGCCACATGCTAGTGTTGTGTTACAGAATTCCCTTCTGTTTTGACCTCAGGAATGCAGATTACATTGTACttgatttttcatttttcaCTATGTGTCTGGTGCCTTGTGAACAGCGAAGATCCTTGAAAAAAAACAACTCTTTCTTTGACCTCTGCCATTTCACATTTGCAAAAACCACTTTTTGAGTAGTAATAAGCACTGAGCATGTGGCGAAATTATTTCTGATTTATCCATATCCAGTTCAGTAGGCAAAGATGACACTAAAGTCAGAGGTGCTAGTATGATTTTTGCCAGCATAatgatttttattttattttttttgttgttgaatGCAGGGGATGGGACATGCATGCCAGCAGGTGAAGGAGATGAGAGACCGGGAGGATGAGAGCAACCAGAAAGCTGCCTTCCTCGAACAAGGCTTCGCGCTAGCGTGGAAGGATGGAATGCACACCGACATCGACGTCAGACCCGGCACTGGGGCCCCAATTCCAGCCCACAAAGCCATCCTGGTGAGTGGGCCTTTTAGCCTACTGATGGGCCTCCACTGAAGTTTAAATTAAGCCCAGCTCATCAATTTCGCATCTGATGCTGATGGAGTGCGCGCAGGCCGCGAGGTCCGAGGTGTTCCGGCACGTGTTGTCCAGCGACGAGCAGTGCAAGGCCCCCGCCGGCGACTCCATCTCCCTCCCCGAGCTCTCCCACGACgagctctccctcctcctcgccttcctctACACTGGCGCCCTCGAGCAGGACCTGCCGGAGCGCCACCTGCACGCGCTGCTCGTGGCGGCTGACAAGTATGACGTCCCGTTCCTGCGGCGGGCCTGCGAggcgcggctggcggcggccgtggagccCCGGAACGTGCTGCGGACGCTGGAGGTGGCGGACCTGAGCTCAAGCGCCGTGCTCAGGGAGCGCGCCATGGACACCGTGGTGGAGCACGCGGAGCAGGTGGTGTTCTCGGCAGAGTACGAGGAGTTCGCCGTCAGGAACGCGGGGCTGTGCGTGGAGATCACCCGGGCGCTGCTGGCCAGCATGTCGGCGACGACAACTAATAAAGAACCGTGCATAGAGGATGTACATAGAGGAGCTTGAAACCTGCATGCTGCCGCAGTTGTTTCTGAGTGACGTGTACATGCATATGTCTGAATTCTGATCTCAAGTGTGACCTTTTGCATTATATTGCAACACACAGGTGACCACATTACTGATGAAAAAGTTCCCGTATACTCCAAGGACCAATGGCTCAGTTCAGGTCTCGATCTTTAATAGTTGAGCTCTGTATGGAACCAATAATGTGTTACTCATGGTCATCGTCCATGCACTTGCTGATGGCCTGCAACACCGCTTGCCGAACCATTTGCTCATCCACGCTTTTCCCCTGCTGGGACTGACCAGATCCCAGCGCTTGGAGACGGAAGGCGGTGtcgtcggcgcaggagacgtcGGCGTCGAGGACGTCGAGGCCGAGCTCCTCGAAGGCCTCCAGCACGGACACCAGCAGCCCCGGCCTGCTCCTCTCCATGGACACGTTGATTATGAAGCCTCTCCTGCAGCTACTACTGTTGCTGTCCAGTTCCACTGATGACACACTCACCTGTTTGCACACATATGAATGGATCAATTGAGATTCACTTCAATTCTGCACACGTATAAACTGCTTCAAATATAACTGCATCTGCAGAGGCAAGCTACTGCACAAGTGCACATGTACGTACTGTTGCTGCCATGGCGCTGCTGGCAGTAGTAGAGCTGCTACTGTCAGCTGCTGAAGCTTCTTCAACCTTGTCCTTGAGCTCCTTGATGTATTTCGACGCATCTACCAGGATTGACGTCTTGTTTTCCTGCATTATATATTTTGAGTTACATTCTTTAACCCCTTATTTCTTTCAGTTGAATTCACGGCACAACCAATAACTAGTAGACTACCTCACCATCTTTCTTAGTATATATCTAAATGATATTGTACGTAGTAGAAGATCATGAGACGAAAAATAATGAACTCTTGAGAACAGAAAAAACGTCCAGCAAACTGAAACTGAATCTTTCCTACGTCTTTCTCCGCTTTTAAATGATAAACCAGAAATGCATGTGTTTAGTATAAAGTACCGCATTTGACTTTGTAACGGAGCGCAGAAGCTGGAGTTTCTCTTCTAAGGCTGCTTTCTTCTCCTTGCCTGACatatctccctctctctttacATACCCAGATAGTCTGTAATGAGGATTTCAGGAAGTAGCTCCTCGGTTATATATATACAAGGACTAAGTAGCAGACAATATGCTGTCTCTTTTTCCCCCCCTTTCTTGAAGATCAGTAAACGGTACTGTATTGTGTACTGATGGATCATTGGGGTGCACATGACCTACAGTGGATGCTGGAGTATCCTAAGACAAAGGTTGTACTCTATTTTACATTCCTCGTCCTTATTATGGTTCGATTAATTTGTTTTGCACTAGTTATTAATCAGTACTTTATTGGTGGTAATGCTAGCTGGATGCAGAACTGCTCGATTGCGGTATCGTCACAGCTAAtgctattatattttttccttATATCTTATATCATAGGTCTCAGAATTCTATCATCAACCTGGTTTAAGTGGTTCTTGTAATGCTTGAACGGATGACTAATTTGCAGAAATTAATGTTGTTCTGTCGCAAATAGTTGGGTGATTATTGCTACTCTAACATTAGCTTTGGTTTCTCTTAATTTTCACAAGTAGAAGGGTCTGATGAGCCTCTATTGAATTACTGAACCTTCCTGGCAAGGTATTTGACTTGCTTGCCGATTGTTGGCATTATTATTAATTGGAACAATTTAGTTACCTGCAAATGTTGAATTACCTGTCGATCATTTTCTTTGCCATCCTTGGTTCATTAGTAACAATTGGTGTGGATGTTACTGTTGTCTGCCCATTCGTGGCATACCAGGTAGGTTTATTTTACAGTGGTCGGTTTCTTTCTGCTTCTTGCGTGGACCACGTACGCGTGCGTCAGCACGGTTTCATCACAATCATCCGAGACACAAAACTATGGAGCTTAAAATATATCCACATCAAACACCTACACGGATTCTGAATTACCATCGAATTGGATGGATACAAATATAGGACAGAACAAGATTAGAATGAATTAATGATTACAGTTCAGGATGATTCAGCTAGCAGAGAATATATAAAGGATTATTGCCTTTTTTGTTCTTGTGGTTGTAGACGAAATGCATGCAGGTGATGGACATATATGCAACAAGGTCTCGTGGGGGCGTGAGCTGTACGTGCCTCCAAGCTGCCTCTCACGGGCTGGCCGATGGACTAGTCTCCTTCTCCACTTAATTCTCCTCCATGCCTTGTATTGTGTCGTAGGGCTATGGCTGTCTCCCATCCAGACATGACATCCATGCCAGTCGCTCCCTACTTTTAACACCGAAAAAATTGGATTGATCGTCGATCAATGGCAACACTTTCCCCATATGCATTTGTCGTGACATACTTTTACCCGCAACGGGACAATACCGAACAAATTTTGGTAACACAGATGCAAACTGCTCTATGTACGGTGTCGCGGACAAACATACTTAGTTTAATTAAAGTAATTATCAACAACAGAGCAACAAGGGTGTTTGGTCTAGTGGTATGATTCTCGCTTCGGGTGCGAGAGGTCGCGAGTTCGATTCTCGCAACACCCCCaccctatttttttctttttccctccgTTGCAACAGAATTCAGTTTTCCAG containing:
- the LOC101769837 gene encoding uncharacterized protein LOC101769837, producing the protein MDSKRMSSSSSVQSWVEEHKLSTVAGVWAAAAGASVAYSRRGAAPQRAATSLRLIHARIHAQALTLAVLGGAAAFVHYRSKKGKNHAADKLDLDFYSQLPPATDADGNENERWSW
- the LOC101769439 gene encoding BTB/POZ domain-containing protein At3g56230, coding for MDCTFMKIRRILIPLIVSVSNHRIPVLEKEIAASTPSCWLFLHSFLYPHPTQSNGEQLVVSIIAVADPEGEGGGSKGRQGGSSGAGGSRSMDCCICSPMATMYRLPRNTICAPCYEGAKAIIGFLNKDEQEEDDGHGSAKSPVSTKLNSSTKGMGHACQQVKEMRDREDESNQKAAFLEQGFALAWKDGMHTDIDVRPGTGAPIPAHKAILAARSEVFRHVLSSDEQCKAPAGDSISLPELSHDELSLLLAFLYTGALEQDLPERHLHALLVAADKYDVPFLRRACEARLAAAVEPRNVLRTLEVADLSSSAVLRERAMDTVVEHAEQVVFSAEYEEFAVRNAGLCVEITRALLASMSATTTNKEPCIEDVHRGA
- the LOC101769037 gene encoding transcription factor SCREAM2, with protein sequence MSGKEKKAALEEKLQLLRSVTKSNAENKTSILVDASKYIKELKDKVEEASAADSSSSTTASSAMAATVSVSSVELDSNSSSCRRGFIINVSMERSRPGLLVSVLEAFEELGLDVLDADVSCADDTAFRLQALGSGQSQQGKSVDEQMVRQAVLQAISKCMDDDHE